From a single Syntrophorhabdaceae bacterium genomic region:
- a CDS encoding lytic transglycosylase domain-containing protein produces the protein MSKTVQYLKERRLSTTDDKLKTIATSVYEESQKYDIDYRLVLAVMKVESNFQNEAISRKGARGLLQIKPTLARYISKDAGVEIKGTKTLHEPEKNIKIGVNYLSKLMDMFDNITAALHAYNAGPTKVRRTDATDEQPQTRFTKKVMDEYDRIVEVLPDPEE, from the coding sequence GTGTCAAAGACCGTGCAATATCTCAAGGAAAGAAGACTCAGCACAACTGATGACAAACTGAAAACGATCGCCACCAGCGTCTATGAAGAATCGCAAAAATACGACATAGATTACCGCCTCGTCCTCGCCGTCATGAAGGTGGAAAGCAACTTCCAGAATGAGGCAATTTCGAGAAAGGGCGCACGAGGGCTGCTCCAGATAAAGCCGACACTGGCACGCTATATCAGCAAAGATGCCGGGGTAGAGATCAAGGGCACAAAAACCCTCCACGAGCCTGAAAAAAACATAAAGATTGGTGTAAATTATCTCTCCAAGCTCATGGATATGTTTGACAATATTACGGCGGCACTTCACGCTTACAATGCCGGACCGACAAAAGTGAGAAGGACTGATGCAACCGATGAGCAGCCGCAGACCCGCTTCACAAAAAAAGTCATGGACGAGTACGATCGTATCGTAGAAGTTCTGCCCGATCCCGAAGAATAG
- a CDS encoding LysE family transporter — MNLSTLFSVGFVLGLTGAMAPGPLLTVTISQSAKRGGITGPLLVLGHGILELALLILFVFGVGNLLKNPLLFAAISFCGGIVIVYMGIGIIRSLKTYTLVAGPTSKAKELHPILSGIIVSLSNPYWFIWWATIGMGYVMFAKALGVRGVLAFFAGHISSDLVWYTFVSYGISIGGKYFSTKIIKIILFACSIFLILFGLLFVANGFKYI; from the coding sequence ATGAACTTGTCCACACTTTTCTCCGTTGGTTTCGTTCTGGGTCTCACCGGAGCCATGGCCCCCGGGCCCCTGCTGACCGTGACGATATCGCAATCGGCCAAACGAGGCGGAATAACCGGACCGCTACTCGTTCTCGGACACGGCATACTGGAGCTCGCACTCTTGATCCTCTTTGTTTTCGGTGTAGGCAATTTGCTTAAGAATCCACTCCTTTTTGCCGCTATCTCTTTTTGCGGGGGGATTGTGATTGTATATATGGGGATCGGGATTATCCGGAGCCTCAAGACGTATACACTCGTCGCCGGACCAACCTCGAAGGCTAAGGAACTCCACCCCATATTATCCGGCATCATCGTGAGCCTTTCCAATCCGTACTGGTTCATATGGTGGGCGACTATCGGAATGGGTTATGTAATGTTTGCCAAGGCGCTCGGCGTACGAGGCGTTCTCGCCTTTTTTGCCGGCCATATATCATCTGATCTCGTGTGGTATACTTTTGTATCCTACGGGATATCTATTGGAGGGAAATACTTCAGCACAAAGATCATAAAGATCATCCTTTTTGCGTGCAGCATTTTTCTCATCCTCTTTGGCCTGCTGTTTGTGGCCAACGGTTTCAAGTATATATAA